The genomic window GAGCATATTTCTGCTTATATGTTAAAAGTCGAGAAACAAACGGTGTTTTACAATCGTAAAAAGAAGGGCACGTTATCTTTGCCGCCAGAAGAAGATGATGTTGCCATGTATGATTTGTTAACGGAAACGACAAAAGCCCATGGTCTCTACCAGTATGAATTAAGCAATTTTGGTAAGCCTGGCTATGAAAGCAAACACAATTTAGTTTATTGGAATAACCGCTCGTATGCAGGGTTCGGGGCAGGAGCTTCAGGCTATGAAGATCGCATCCGCTATCAAAATAGTAATCCAATCCAGAAGTATATTGATGCAATAAACGAGAAAGGCAACGCTAAATATCGAACGCATAATGTTTCAACAGCAGAATGGTTGGAGGAAGCAGTGTTCTTAGGGTTAAGAAAGAGAGAAGGTATTCATAAAAAGCAATTTTATAATCAATACGGCTATGAGCTAGATGCGCTTTTCAAAGAAGAAATAGCGATAGGCACACGAAGAGGCTTGTTGGAAAACGGAATCGACTACCTGTCGTTAACAGAAGAAGGATTACTGCTAGCAAATGAAGCATTTGAATTATTTGTGGCTTCACTAGATGAGTCTGTTTATTCATAGTAAAAACATGTTTTTTAATTGACAAAAGAGGTGCCTTTTGATAGTGTAACTATAGCATTAGCACTCAACAGCATAGAGTGCTAACAGGGAGGTGCTAGGAATGTTGACTGAAAGACAACTCTTGATCTTACATGCAATCGTTGACGACTATGTACGTTCCGCTGAGCCAGTTGGTTCTAGAAGCATCTCTAAGCGTGCTGATGTCCAATTCAGCTCAGCTACGATACGGAATGAAATGGCCGACTTAGAAGAACTTGGTTTTCTTGATAAACCGCATAGTTCTGCCGGACGAGTTCCTTCTCAAAAGGGCTATCGTTACTATGTAGACCATTTACTCTCCCCACATCGATTAACAGTTGCTGAACGATCGAGGCTTTCAACGATTGCTTCAGCGAAAATACAAGCGATTGAAGAAGTGTTTCAAGAGTCGGCACGAATCCTTTCAGAAATGACGAGCTATGTATCGATTGTTTTAGGTTCAGAGCTATTAAATGAGCGCCTGCAAAAGATCCAAATTGTTCCGCTTGAAGGAATGAAAGCCATCGTTATTTTAATTAGCGAAACAGGCCATATTGAAAACCATATTGTGCAATTAGATGAACACGTAACGACAGAAGATCTAGAGCGAACAGTCAATCTATTGAATGAACGTTTACGTGGTGTTGCATTCTCGCAGTTGCAACAGAAGATCCACCTTGAACTAAATCATTTATTTAAAGCGCATGTAAGAAACTATAAACAAGTATTAGGTATGCTTGAACCAACACTTTCGCCAGCTATTACAGAAAAACTGATCTTTTCGGGCCGGTCGAATTTAATGGAGCAGCCAGAATTTCAAGATATTGAAAAGATGAGAATGGTATACAAAGCGCTTGAGGAAGAAACATTGCTTTATGACTGGTTGAAAACACAACATGTGAATGGTTTGAATGTTTCAATTGGAAATGAAAATCAGCTAAAGGCACTTGATGAATGTAGTATCGTTACGGCATCTTTTGCGATAAATGGGCAGCATGTTGGCACATTAGGTGTCATTGGTCCAACCCGCATGGAATATCGCCGAATGTTAAAAGTAGTCGATTCATTATCGAAAAACATGTCAAAGCTACTAACGGATCACTAAACGTACATGTCTAAGTAGTGGTGTAAGCTGCTACTTAACATACATAAAAACGCAAGAGCAAGAATGATTGCATCTTGTGAACATTTTTTGATATCCTGACGAAGGGTAGCAAGAGATGTACATGAGTATTGATTTTAGCAGGAGGTGAACAAGATGCCAGAGCAAAACAAAAAAGAAGCTGAAGAAAAGCAAGAACATGGCACTGAAGAAGTAGTAGAAGAACATCATTCTGATGAACAAATGGATGAACAGAGTGATGTTCAAGAAGAACAAGAAGCTGAAGTTGTTCATCCTCTTGAAGTAGAATTAAAAGAAGCAAATGATCGACTCGCTCGAACGAAAGCTGATTATGACAACTTCAGAAGAAGAACAAAAGAAGAGCGTGAAGCTCAGCTTAAATATAAATCACAAGGGTTAATTGAGAGTCTATTACCAGCTCTTGATAACTTTGAGCGTGCCCTTGCTGTAGAGCCGCAAAGTGATGAAGCAAAACAACTTCTTCAAGGAATGGAAATGGTATACCGTCAAATTGAAGAAGCGCTGCAAAATGAAGGTGTAACGGTCATTCCAACAGAGGGAGAAACATTTGATCCTCATTTGCACCAAGCAGTGATGCAAGTGGAAGAAGAGGGTTACGAAAGTAATCAAATTGTTGCTGAGCTACAAAAAGGATATCAATTAAAAGATCGTGTCATTCGCCATTCAATGGTTAAAGTGAATTCATAGGCTTAGGAGGAAAAGAGTTATGAGTAAAATTATTGGAATTGACTTAGGTACAACAAACTCATGTGTAGCAGTAATGGAAGGTGGAGAAGCAACGGTTATCCCGAATCCAGAAGGTAACCGTACAACACCATCTGTTGTTGCTTTTAAAGATGGGGAGCGTCTAGTAGGGGAAGTGGCGAAACGCCAAGCGATTACAAATCCGAACACAGTGATCTCCATTAAGCGTCATATGGGTACAGATTACAAAGTGGAAGTAGAAGGTAAAAGCTACTCTCCACAAGAACTTTCTGCGATTATTTTACAAAAACTTAAATCAGATGCAGAAGCATACTTAGGTGAAAAAGTTACAAAAGCTGTTATTACGGTTCCAGCTTATTTCAACGATTCTCAGCGTCAAGCAACAAAGGATGCTGGTAAAATTGCTGGTCTAGAAGTAGATCGTATTGTCAATGAGCCAACTGCCGCAGCGCTTGCTTACGGTTTAGAAAAAGAAGAAGATCAAACGATTCTTGTTTACGACCTTGGTGGCGGTACATTTGACGTATCGATTCTTGAACTAGGCGATGGTTTCTTTGAAGTTAAAGCAACGTCTGGTGATAATAAGCTAGGTGGAGATGATTTTGATGATGTAATCATGGATCATCTTGTAGCAGAATTCAAAAAAGAAAACGGCATTGACTTATCACAAGATAAAATGGCTATGCAACGTTTAAAAGATGCGGCAGAAAAAGCGAAAAAAGATCTTTCTGGCGTTACACAAACTCAGATTTCGTTACCGTTTATTACAGCAGACTCTACTGGTCCAAAGCATTTAGAAATGAACTTAACTCGTGCGAAGTTTGATGAGATTTCAAGTGATCTTGTAGAACGTACTCTAGCACCAACCCGCCGTGCCCTTTCTGATGCTGGTCTTTCAGCTTCTGAAATTGACAAAGTTGTTCTTGTTGGTGGCTCTACTCGTATTCCTGCTGTACAAGAAGCGATTAAACGTTTAACAGGTAAAGACTCTCACAAAGGAGTAAATCCTGATGAAGTGGTTGCACTCGGTGCTGCGATCCAAGCAGGTGTTTTAACAGGTGATGTAAAAGACGTAGTTCTACTTGACGTTACACCATTATCTCTAGGTATTGAAACAATGGGTGGTGTATTTACGAAATTAATCGAGCGTAATACAACCATTCCTACATCTAAATCGCAAACATTCTCAACAGCCGCTGATAACCAGCCATCTGTAGATATACATGTGCTTCAAGGTGAACGTGAAATGGCAGCAGATAATAAAACTCTTGGTCGTTTCCAGTTAAACGATATCCCGCCAGCACCACGTGGTGTTCCACAAATCGAAGTAAGCTTTGATATTGATGCGAACGGTATCGTAAACGTAAAGGCGAAAGATCTTGGTACCAACAAGGAGCAATCCATTACCATTACATCTTCATCAGGTCTATCAGATGAAGACATCGAAAAAATGGTTCAAGATGCAGAAGAAAATGCAGAAGCCGATAAGAAGCGTCGCGAGCAAGTCGAACTTCGTAATGAAGCAGACCAGCTTGTATTCTCAACTGAAAAAACATTAACGGACCTTGGCGATAATGTGGATCAAGGTGAAAAAGAAAAAGCGGAAGCTGCAAAAGATAAGTTAAAAGCAGCACTTGAAAGTGATAATGAAGAAGAAATCAAAACCGCTAAAGACGAGCTCCAAGAAATTGTAACAGCTTTAACTACGAAAATGTATGAGCAAGCAGCACAAGCGGCACAGGCACAACAAGGCGCTGAAGGCGAAAACGCTGGCCAGCAAGATGATAATGTTGTCGATGCTGAATATGAAGAAGTAAATGACGACGAAAAGAAATAAGTGTCATGAGAAAAGTCAAAGTCAGTTTCAAGGGCTTTGACTTTTTTTTAAGAAGTCTTTTATGCCAGTTGCGCGAAAGACTTGACTGATGATAAGATGAACGTTATGTGAGAATAGGTAAAGCAGCGAGAATGCTTTGTAGTCGGGAGGAAAACCGTGAGTAAACGAGATTTTTATGAAGTGTTAGGTGTTAGCCAAAATGCTTCTGAAGACGAAGTGAAAAAAGCATACCGAAAATTAGCTCGCCAATACCACCCTGATGTGAATAAAGAAGAGGGTGCAGAAGCGAAATTTAAAGAAGTAAAAGAAGCGTATGATACATTAAGTGATCCGCAAAAGAAAGCACACTACGATCAGTTCGGTCATACAGATCCAAACCAAGGTTTTGGTGGGGCAGGAGCTGGTGATTTTGGTGGCTTTAGCGATATTTTTGACATGTTTTTCGGAGGTCAAGGTGGCGGAAGAAGAAATCCGAATGCCCCTAGACAAGGGAATGATCTTCAATACACAATGACACTTGAATTCAAAGAAGCTGTTTTTGGGAAAGAAACAGAGATTGAAATTCCACGGGAAGAGAACTGTGAAACGTGTGACGGCTCAGGGGCAAAGCCCGGAACTAAGCCTGAAACATGCTCACACTGTAAAGGTTCTGGCCAGCTAAATGTTGAGCAAAACACACCGTTTGGTCGTGTTGTGAATCGCCGCGTTTGTAACCATTGTGAAGGTACCGGAAAGATGATTAAAGATAAATGTACCACATGCCATGGTAAAGGAAAGGTTCGGAAGCGTAAAAAAATCAACGTAAAAGTACCAGCTGGTATTGATAACGGACAGCAGCTTCGTGTTTCTAGTCAAGGGGAAGCTGGAACAAATGGAGGTCCTGCAGGGGACTTGTATGTAGTGTTCCAAGTGAAAGAACATGAATTCTTTGAGCGTGAAGGCGAAGATATTTATTGCGAAGTTCCTCTAACGTTCCCACAAGTTGCCTTAGGCGACGAAATTGAGGTACCAACGTTAACGGGGAAAATTAAGCTGAAGATTCCAGCTGGCACTCAAACAGGAACGAACTTTAGGCTTAAAGGCAAGGGTGTACCAAATGTTCACGGTCGTGGCCAAGGAGATCAGCACGTACAGGTACGTGTTGTCACACCAAAAACATTAAACGAAAATGAGAAAGAATTGATGAGAGAATTCGCAGGTATGAGTGGCGGTCGTCCGGAAGAGCAAAATGACGGTTTTTTTGATAAATTGCGCCGCGCATTTAAAGGCGAGTAAGAAGGTAGTGAAGAGAAGGGATCCTTTTCTTCACTTCTTTTACGAGTGAAAACGAAAAGGTGGACAAACTGATGAAATGGGCAGAATTTCGCGTTCATACGACGCAAGAAGCGGTAGAACCCGTTTCAAACATCCTTCACGAAGAAGGCGCGGCAGGGGTTGCGATAGAAGATCCGAAAGATTTAGTAACCGAATGGAGCGTCAAGTTTGGTGAAGTTTATGAACTTTCTCCAGATGACTATCCAACAGAAGGCGTTATGATCAAAGCGTATTTCCCGATGAATGATTCATTTAAACGTACAATTGCGGAAGTTGAAGACCGAATTAAAGGCCTTGTAGCATTTGATATTCCAATTGCACCTGGAACGACAGGGTATGTAGAAGTAAACGATGATGATTGGGCAAACGCATGGAAAAAATACTATCACCCTGTTAAAGTAACGGATCAGATTGTCATTGTTCCTACTTGGGAAGACTATGATAAAAAAGATCATGAACTTATTATTGAACTGGACCCAGGTATGGCTTTTGGTACAGGAACTCATCCAACAACAGTACTTTCTTTACAAGCGTTAGAGAAAACTGTACAAAAAGGTGATGCGGTCATTGACGTTGGAACTGGGTCAGGCGTGCTCGCTCTCGCTGCATGGAAATTAGGGGCAGAAACGATACATGCGTATGATTTGGATGACGTTGCTGTAACGAGTGCAAGGGAAAACTTTAAACTGAACCAAGCGGAAAGTCTGATTAACATTAATCAAAATGACTTACTGAAAAATATTGAACCACATTCTGCTGAAATTGTTGTAGCGAATATTTTAGCAGAAGTAATTGTCACCTTCACAGATGATGCTTATCGAGTTGTAAAGCCGGGTGGTACTTTTATTACTTCAGGCATTATTGAACGCAAAGAACAACTAGTGAAAGATGCAATTGAAGCGTCAGGCTTTGCAATTGACTCCATTGAGCGTCAAGAAGGCTGGGTTGCAATTATCGCTAAAAAAGTCAGTGAGTGAGGTGGCGTATGCAGCGTTATTTTATCGCAAATGAACAAATGAGCGACACGCAGGTAACGGTAACAGGTGAAGATGCTGCTCATATTCGGAAAGTGATGCGAATGGTGGCGGGGGATGACATTATTTGTGTAAATAAAAGTGGTCGAGCTGTTGTAGCGACGATTACAGCACTTTCTGAGGATAAAGTGGATGGAGACATTCTTTACGAAGAAAGGAAACAAACCGATTTACCTGTTAATGTTACGCTTGCCCAAGGCTTGCCAAAAGGGGACAAATTTGAATTCATTATTCAAAAAGCCACGGAATTAGGTGTTCACGCAATCATTCCTTTTATTGCAGAACGGTCTATTGTAAAATGGGATGAGAAAAAAATGCAAAAAAAACTTGTTCGATTTGAGAAAATCGCTAAAGAGGCGGCAGAACAGTCCCATCGTTCCTCTGTGCCTACCATTTTCAGCCCTTTAAACAGACAATCGTTAGTAACTGATTTACATACATACGATCTTTGTTTAGTTTGTGATGAAGATGAGGCAAAACTAGGCCGAAAAGGCGTGTTAAAGGAGCAGCTAGAAAAAGTAGCACCTGGTATGCGCGTGTTGATCATTGTTGGTCCAGAAGGCGGGATGGCAAGACAAGAAGTGGATCAGTTAACGGAAGCAGGAGCCATTCCATGCAGCTTAGGTCCAAGAATTCTTAGAACAGAAACGGCGAGTTTATATATGCTAGCCGCACTCTCTTATCAAGTAGAATTATGAGGTGAAAGACATGTCAACCGTTGCGTTTCATACATTAGGTTGTAAAGTGAATCATTACGAAACAGAGGCTATCTGGCAACTGTTTAAGCAAGAAGGCTATGAAAAAGTAGAGTACGAAGAAACAGCAGACGTGTACGTGATTAATACATGTACCGTAACCAATACAGGGGATAAAAAGAGTAGACAAGTCATCCGTCGTGCAATCCGAAAAAATCCAGACGCTGTTATTTGTGTCACAGGCTGTTATGCGCAGACCTCTCCTGCTGAAATAATGGCGATTCCTGGTGTGGATGTTGTCGTTGGGACACAAGATCGTCCAAAGATGCTCGGTTATATTGAACAATATAAAAAAGAACGTCAGCCGATTAACGGTGTAGGAAATATAATGAAAACAAGGGTTTATGAGGAGTTAGACGTTCCTTCATTTACAGATCGTACAAGAGCATCTTTAAAGATTCAAGAAGGTTGTAATAACTTCTGTACATTCTGCATTATCCCGTGGGCGAGAGGGTTAATGCGTTCTCGTGACCCAGAAGAAGTTGTACGTCAAGCGACACAGCTTGTGGAAGCAGGCTACAAAGAGATCGTTTTAACAGGGATCCATACAGGTGGATACGGCGAAGATTTAAAAGATTATAGTCTTGCCCGTTTGCTAGAAGATTTAGAGACGGTTAAGGGCTTGAAGCGAATTCGCATTTCTTCAATAGAAGCGAGTCAGTTAACAGATGAAGTCATTGCTGTTATTGGGAAATCAACGAAAATTGTGCGCCACATGCATATTCCGCTTCAGTCAGGTTCTGATACAGTATTAAAGCGGATGCGTCGTAAATATACAATGACTGCTTTTGCAGAACGCATCACAAAATTAAAAGCGGTTTTACCCCGATTAGCGATTACGTCTGATGTGATTGTTGGTTTTCCTGGTGAAACAGAAGAAGAATTTCAAGAAACCTATGATTTCATTGCGGAGCATAAATTTAGTGAACTTCATGTGTTTCCTTATTCGATGAGAACGGGGACACCAGCTGCTCGAATGACAGATCAAGTAGAGGAAGAACTAAAAAACGAAAGAGTTCATCGTTTAATTGAACTATCAAACCAATTAGCGAAAGAATATGCATCTTCGTTTGAAAATGAAGTCTTAGAAGTTATACCGGAGGAACGGGATAAAGAAAACCCTGAAAGTGGTCTGTTTGTCGGTTATACAGATAATTACCTGAAAGTAAAGCTTGTTTGTGATGAGTCAATGATTGGTAAAATTGTGCGAGTGAAGCTTACTGAAGCAGGTTATCCCTTTAATAAAGGCGAATTTGTACGTGTGCTAGAAGATCACGAACAACTTGTTTAAACCAATAGAGACGAATGATCGTTTTAAAGATGAACCCTAAAGAACGAAACGGGTTCATCTTTTTTATGTACAAGTGGAGGGTATTTAATTGGATTGAACCATCTTTCCTTTTGATCTTAATGCTATTCGCTCTCCTTATAGATGATGATAAGAAAACGGTCTTATCCATATCAAAGCAGTTCGCTTATACTAAATGTAGTAAAAAGGAGGACTGATTGGTATGGGAAAAAGTTCAAAAGAACAATTCGGGGCATATGCCGAAGCGTACGTTACAAGCAACCTTCATGCAAAAGGAAAAGATTTATTCATATTGGAGCAATTAGTGAAAGAGCGTGATTACCAATCTATAATTGATATTGCAACTGGTGGTGGCCATGTAGCGAAGAAATTGGCAGCGTATGCAAAAGACATCGTTGCAGTTGATTTAACACCAGAAATGTTAGCAGTTGCTAAAAAGCACCTAAGTGATGCTGGAATTAATCATGTTCAATATGTAGAGGCATCTGCGGAAAATTTACCTTTTGAAGACGAACGATTTGATTTGGCGGTTAATCGCATTGCGGCTCATCACTTTATAAATGTAACGAAATTTCTAAATGAGACCTATCGTGTACTATCGAAAGAGGGGCGTTTTTTTCTTCTTGATAACGTGGCATTTGAAGATGATGTCGTTGATAACGCCTACAATGAGCTAGAAAAGAAACGCGATGGTAGCCATGTAAGAGCCTATAAGAAATCTCAATGGATTTCAATGGTAGAGCAGGCGGGATTTACGGTCAAGCATATGCATACGTTTGAGAAACCATTCCTTTTTCAAGATTGGACGGATCGAGTTCAGTTTACATCAACTCAAAAGCAAGAACTCTCTAGTTGGATGAATCAGTTACCTGCTAGTGTTAAAGATGCACTCTGTATAAAAGAAGACCACGCAGGTGTGCATTCGTTTAAGGGTCAGTCTATTTTGCTTGAAGCGATCAAAGGATAACTTTCAACGGTATAAGGAAAGGGAAGCAGTCTTCCACTCGTGTTGCGCTCTTTTTCATGTTATGATGAACAAGAGATTACAACAGATGAAAGGATGAGTGAAATGGCTGAATCAGTCGCCCACCTCATTGACCACACGCTTCTTAAAGCGGATGCAACCAAACAACAAATTTTCCATTTATGTGAAGAGGCAAAGCAATACAAGTTTGCTTCTGTCTGTATTCAGCCTTACTGGGTCAAGACCGCAGCTCAGGTTTTAGCCGAAGAGCCAGAAGTGAAAGTGTGTACGGTCATTGGCTTCCCTCTAGGACAAAATACAGCCGCTATTAAAGCGATGGAAACAAAAGATGCTATTGAAAACGGTGCAACAGAAGTTGACATGGTGATCAACATTGCTGCATTAAAAGATCAAGACGACGAAACCGTTCTAGCCGACATAAAAGCAGTGGTAGACGCAGCGAAAAATAAAGCCTTGACGAAAGTTATTATCGAAACGAGCCTTCTTACAAATGAAGAAAAAGAAAGAGCTTGTCGTTTGGCTGTTCAAGCTGGCGCTGATTTCGTGAAAACGTCTACTGGTTTTTCTACAGGTGGTGCTACAGTTGAAGATATTCGTTTAATGCGCACAACAGTAGGTCCGCAAGTAGGGGTGAAAGCGTCTGGTGGTGTCAGAAGTTTAGAGGATGTACAAGCGATGGTTGAAGCAGGAGCTACTCGGATTGGCGCAAGTTCTGGCGTTGCAATTGCGAAAGGGTTAGAAAGCGAATCAACTTATTAAAAAAGCTGGGGAGTAATTTATTCCCCAGCTTTTCTGTTTAAAACAAGGTGTCAATAAATCGTTTATCCTCTTCTGACAACGTAACATTGACGCTTTTCGCATTGTCTAACAGTTGCTCGGCTCGCTTAGCACCTGGAATAATAATATCAATTTCTGGTCTAGCTAAATACCAAGCAAGCACAATATGTGCGATATCAACATGGTGCTTTGCAGCAATTGGTTTTAGTTGATTTACTTTCTCGATGTTTTGTTTGAACGTGGTTCCTTGAAAGTGTCCTTGTTGGTTTCGTAAATCACCATCCGGAAAGACGGTATCTTCTGTATACTTACCAGCTAGAAGTCCAGATACGAGTGGAAAGTAAGGAATAAAAGAAATGGTATGCTTAAGCATATATGGGAAAAGTTCTTTTTCTGCCTCGCGATTCAATAAATTGTATTCGCCTTGATAAACATCAACGTAGCCATCTTGATTCGCCTCTTTTAATTGTTCAATCGAAAAATTTGACACCCCAATGGAACGTATTTTCCCTGCTTCTTTCATTTCTTGGAGGGCGGCAACTGCGTCTCTTTTAGGTGTATCTTTATCTGGAAAGTGAATGTAAAAAAGGTCAATGTAATCAACGTTTAAACGTTTTAGCGCATCATCGACTGACGCTTTAAGAAAGGCTGGCGAGTTATCGAAAACGTACTCATCGCCGTTTTTTCGATGCGCGGCTTTTGTGGCAATGATAACATCTTCTCGTTTGAACTCTTGAAGGACTTCACCGATAAGCTCTTCTGAACGACCTTCACCGTAGATAAAAGCAGTATCAATAAAATCCACTCCGTTTTTAATCCCATCGCGAACTAATGCCTTTCCTTTCGCTTCGTCAAGATTAGGATATAAGTTATGCCCACCAACTGCATTGGCGCCTAATCCGATTGGAAACACATGGATACCTGAATGCCCTAATTCTTTTTTACGCACTTCTATCTCCTCCTAAAAGCTGTAATTGAGTACAATTTTATTTTAAAGGTCTTTATTCGATCGTGCAAAAAATTGAACGAAACGTGCGAATCGATCGACAAAAGGGAGAACAAGCAAGGAACAAATGACATTATAGATTGTACTTGCATGAGCCAGTTGTACACTCGGACTATCACTTAACAATGAAGAAAAATGAGCCAAAAATTCGATAAGTGGATAGAAGAGAAGAGCGCCTAATAGATTAAGCCATATATGGGCGTGAGCAACGAGGCGAGCTGTTTTCCCCGCACCAACACTGGCAATGTAAGCTGTGAAGCATGTGCCAATATTTGCGCCAAGCATGATGGCTACGCCAGATTCACTCGTCAAGCTCATTCCTTCAATAAAACTCATCGCAATGCCAATTGTTGCTGTGCTTGATTGGATAATCGTTGTAATGATAGCTCCAACAGTAATCCCGGCTACATAATGGTCGTTTGTCCACGTGAAGAAGTGTTCTGTAAGCGGTAGTGTGCGTAAGGGCTCTGCAAGACCTTCTAGTCCGTTCATAGATAAGAAAATACAACCAATTCCAAATAACACACAGCCAATGACATAAAAAGAGGTGTGTGACAAAAGCAAGCATAGAAAGCCGATAATTAGAAGTGGAACAGCCAAGTCGGTTATATTAAAAGCGATTAACTCCAATGTGAAGCACGAACCAATATTTGCACCAAGTATTACTCCAATCGAATGTTTAAATTGAATGAAACCAGCGGCAACAAGGCCCACTAATAAAACAGTCACTACCGAACTACTTTGAAAGAGCATTGTTATAAGAATACCAACGATGAGCCCTTTTAATGGAGAATTGGTCGTTTTTATTAAGATCGATTTTACTGTTGACGTTCCGACTTGCAAAAGACCAGATCTTAAGATGTAAATACCAAATAAAAATAAAGCAATAAAGACAATTAATAAGGAAAGAAACTCCTTAACCATGCTGAACATCACCTCGTCATTCCCACTATATGGTCTAAAAAGAAGAAGCATGTCTTTTTTCTTTAGGTAGATATGGATATTGAGATCTTATAGTTGACCATAATCCTTGACTGTATTATAATTACTGCAGACGTGTCATAAGCACGTATTGAGTTTGGTTGTTTTCGGAGGGAGGGAAATAGAATGGCAGAAACTCGTGTTCGCAAAAACGAATCGATTGATGCTGCACTTCGTCGCTTTAAGAGATCGCTCTCTAAAGAAGGAACGTTAGCTGAGGTAAAAAAACGTAAACACTTCGAAAAGCCAAGTGTGAAGCGTAAAAAGAAATCAGAAGCAGCTAGA from Shouchella hunanensis includes these protein-coding regions:
- a CDS encoding class I SAM-dependent methyltransferase; translation: MGKSSKEQFGAYAEAYVTSNLHAKGKDLFILEQLVKERDYQSIIDIATGGGHVAKKLAAYAKDIVAVDLTPEMLAVAKKHLSDAGINHVQYVEASAENLPFEDERFDLAVNRIAAHHFINVTKFLNETYRVLSKEGRFFLLDNVAFEDDVVDNAYNELEKKRDGSHVRAYKKSQWISMVEQAGFTVKHMHTFEKPFLFQDWTDRVQFTSTQKQELSSWMNQLPASVKDALCIKEDHAGVHSFKGQSILLEAIKG
- a CDS encoding aldo/keto reductase, which encodes MRKKELGHSGIHVFPIGLGANAVGGHNLYPNLDEAKGKALVRDGIKNGVDFIDTAFIYGEGRSEELIGEVLQEFKREDVIIATKAAHRKNGDEYVFDNSPAFLKASVDDALKRLNVDYIDLFYIHFPDKDTPKRDAVAALQEMKEAGKIRSIGVSNFSIEQLKEANQDGYVDVYQGEYNLLNREAEKELFPYMLKHTISFIPYFPLVSGLLAGKYTEDTVFPDGDLRNQQGHFQGTTFKQNIEKVNQLKPIAAKHHVDIAHIVLAWYLARPEIDIIIPGAKRAEQLLDNAKSVNVTLSEEDKRFIDTLF
- a CDS encoding Na/Pi symporter; the protein is MVKEFLSLLIVFIALFLFGIYILRSGLLQVGTSTVKSILIKTTNSPLKGLIVGILITMLFQSSSVVTVLLVGLVAAGFIQFKHSIGVILGANIGSCFTLELIAFNITDLAVPLLIIGFLCLLLSHTSFYVIGCVLFGIGCIFLSMNGLEGLAEPLRTLPLTEHFFTWTNDHYVAGITVGAIITTIIQSSTATIGIAMSFIEGMSLTSESGVAIMLGANIGTCFTAYIASVGAGKTARLVAHAHIWLNLLGALLFYPLIEFLAHFSSLLSDSPSVQLAHASTIYNVICSLLVLPFVDRFARFVQFFARSNKDL
- the mtaB gene encoding tRNA (N(6)-L-threonylcarbamoyladenosine(37)-C(2))-methylthiotransferase MtaB, which produces MSTVAFHTLGCKVNHYETEAIWQLFKQEGYEKVEYEETADVYVINTCTVTNTGDKKSRQVIRRAIRKNPDAVICVTGCYAQTSPAEIMAIPGVDVVVGTQDRPKMLGYIEQYKKERQPINGVGNIMKTRVYEELDVPSFTDRTRASLKIQEGCNNFCTFCIIPWARGLMRSRDPEEVVRQATQLVEAGYKEIVLTGIHTGGYGEDLKDYSLARLLEDLETVKGLKRIRISSIEASQLTDEVIAVIGKSTKIVRHMHIPLQSGSDTVLKRMRRKYTMTAFAERITKLKAVLPRLAITSDVIVGFPGETEEEFQETYDFIAEHKFSELHVFPYSMRTGTPAARMTDQVEEELKNERVHRLIELSNQLAKEYASSFENEVLEVIPEERDKENPESGLFVGYTDNYLKVKLVCDESMIGKIVRVKLTEAGYPFNKGEFVRVLEDHEQLV
- the rpsU gene encoding 30S ribosomal protein S21 encodes the protein MAETRVRKNESIDAALRRFKRSLSKEGTLAEVKKRKHFEKPSVKRKKKSEAARKRKF
- the deoC gene encoding deoxyribose-phosphate aldolase — translated: MAESVAHLIDHTLLKADATKQQIFHLCEEAKQYKFASVCIQPYWVKTAAQVLAEEPEVKVCTVIGFPLGQNTAAIKAMETKDAIENGATEVDMVINIAALKDQDDETVLADIKAVVDAAKNKALTKVIIETSLLTNEEKERACRLAVQAGADFVKTSTGFSTGGATVEDIRLMRTTVGPQVGVKASGGVRSLEDVQAMVEAGATRIGASSGVAIAKGLESESTY